In a genomic window of Dyadobacter fermentans DSM 18053:
- a CDS encoding YihY/virulence factor BrkB family protein, which translates to MLEKLLKNRHIKRLILWLQQAMLFRGTVSLYDIILNLVASNRKHEIDQRASAVAYSLTLAAFPGIIFLFTLIPYIPIENLDQQILVLLRNNMPQGTFEAADQTILDIVSRPRSGVLSLGFIFAMIASTNGMMSLMRSFDMVYDDKETRGFLAIRGIATLLTLLLIAVLCLSVVLLIVGDAVMSIVGDWHIIRDNWLIALLNILRYLISFGSLMLTISIIYRFAPSHGRQFTFVNAGSVIASVLILAATYGFSFYLSRFSSYNKLYGSIGTMIALMIWIYLLAFVIILGFEINASVSRARSRAAARRVVKR; encoded by the coding sequence ATGCTTGAAAAACTGTTGAAAAACCGACATATCAAGCGCCTTATCCTCTGGTTACAGCAGGCCATGCTGTTCCGGGGAACGGTTTCGCTGTACGACATTATCCTCAATCTCGTAGCGAGCAACCGCAAGCATGAGATCGATCAGCGGGCCTCGGCGGTAGCTTACAGCCTCACGCTGGCCGCATTTCCGGGGATTATCTTCCTTTTTACGCTCATTCCCTACATCCCGATCGAAAACCTCGATCAGCAGATTCTCGTGCTCCTGCGCAACAATATGCCGCAGGGGACATTCGAAGCGGCCGACCAGACGATCCTCGACATTGTGAGCCGTCCGCGCTCGGGTGTGCTTTCGCTCGGTTTTATATTCGCGATGATCGCCTCTACGAATGGCATGATGTCGCTCATGCGGTCGTTCGACATGGTGTACGACGACAAGGAAACGCGTGGTTTCCTGGCCATCCGCGGCATAGCCACATTGCTCACACTCCTGCTGATCGCTGTGCTGTGCCTTTCGGTGGTGCTGCTGATCGTGGGCGATGCCGTGATGAGCATCGTAGGGGATTGGCACATTATCCGCGACAACTGGCTGATAGCCTTGCTAAACATCCTTCGCTACCTGATCAGCTTTGGCTCCTTAATGCTGACGATTTCGATTATCTACCGTTTTGCGCCTTCGCACGGGCGACAGTTTACGTTCGTGAATGCAGGCTCGGTAATTGCGTCGGTGCTCATCCTTGCGGCTACTTACGGGTTTTCCTTTTATCTGTCGCGTTTCAGCTCCTACAACAAGCTTTACGGGTCCATTGGCACGATGATCGCCCTGATGATCTGGATTTATCTGCTTGCATTTGTGATTATTCTGGGGTTCGAGATCAATGCGAGCGTGAGCCGGGCGCGGAGCAGAGCGGCTGCCAGGCGTGTCGTAAAGCGGTGA
- a CDS encoding ATP-dependent Clp protease ATP-binding subunit: protein MEAKFSNRVKEVISMSREEALRLGHDYIGAEHLLLGMIREGDGVAIGLLKKLGVSLDDVRQTIEQATKGAATNNVKNLQNIPLTRQSEKVLKITYLEAKIFKSTLIGTEHLLLSILRDEDNVGTQILHKFNVNYEVIKEMLEYQSSGSRPHMGPETEDGDDEARGGMFGGGSGSSSGKESKGAEKSRTPVLDNFGRDLTKMAEVGKLDPIVGREKEIERVAQILSRRKKNNPILIGEPGVGKTAIAEGLALRIVQKKVSRVLFGKRVVTLDLASLVAGTKYRGQFEERMKAVMNELEKSPDVILFIDELHTIVGAGGASGSLDASNMFKPALSRGEIQCIGATTLDEYRQYIEKDGALARRFQMVMVDATSIEETVQILTNIKDKYEDHHHVNYTPEAISTAVKLSERYITDRFLPDKAIDVLDEVGARVHISNITVPEDILVLEEQIENIKQEKNRVVKSQKYEEAAQLRDREKKLIDQLERAKLAWEEETKQKRYTVTEQNVAEVVAMMTGIPVTNVSMDEGKKLLNMADELKGKVIGQDPPIEKLVKAIQRTRVGLKDPKKPIGSFIFLGPTGVGKTELAKVLSTYLFDKEDSLVRIDMSEYMEKFSVSRLVGAPPGYVGYEEGGQLTEKIRRKPYSVVLLDEIEKAHPDVFNILLQVLDDGILTDGLGRRVDFRNTIIIMTSNIGARDLKDFGTGIGFSTKARAENQDDIMKGTIQSALRKAFSPEFLNRLDDVIVFNSLQREDLHRIIDISLGKLFSRVKGLGYEIELTIAAKDFLSEKGYDPQYGARPLNRAIQKYLEDPVAEEILKGDLREGDVLVADHEEKSEQLVISVRKKEEELAN from the coding sequence ATGGAAGCAAAATTTTCGAATAGAGTGAAAGAGGTAATCTCAATGAGCCGGGAAGAAGCCCTCCGCCTGGGTCACGATTACATTGGTGCAGAACACTTGTTATTAGGAATGATACGCGAGGGTGATGGTGTAGCCATAGGTTTGCTGAAAAAGCTCGGCGTGTCGCTGGACGATGTGCGTCAGACGATCGAGCAGGCAACCAAAGGTGCAGCCACGAATAATGTTAAAAATTTACAGAATATCCCTCTGACGAGGCAGTCAGAGAAGGTATTGAAGATTACATATCTGGAAGCTAAAATTTTCAAAAGCACGCTCATCGGCACCGAGCATTTGCTTCTTTCGATATTGCGCGACGAAGACAATGTAGGAACCCAGATATTGCATAAATTCAATGTTAACTACGAAGTCATCAAGGAAATGTTAGAATATCAATCATCCGGATCCAGACCTCATATGGGGCCGGAGACCGAAGACGGGGATGATGAAGCCAGAGGCGGAATGTTTGGTGGTGGAAGCGGCTCTTCTTCCGGTAAAGAATCCAAAGGTGCTGAAAAGTCCCGTACACCTGTCCTGGATAACTTTGGAAGGGATTTAACCAAAATGGCGGAAGTAGGCAAGCTCGACCCGATCGTCGGACGTGAGAAAGAGATCGAACGCGTAGCCCAGATCCTGAGCCGTCGTAAAAAGAATAACCCGATCCTGATCGGTGAGCCTGGTGTGGGTAAAACAGCCATCGCGGAAGGCCTTGCATTGCGGATCGTTCAGAAAAAAGTATCTCGTGTGCTTTTCGGTAAGCGCGTCGTGACGCTCGACCTTGCTTCGCTCGTGGCCGGTACCAAATACCGCGGCCAGTTTGAAGAAAGAATGAAGGCGGTGATGAACGAGCTGGAAAAATCACCGGACGTGATCCTGTTCATCGACGAGCTCCACACGATTGTGGGCGCAGGCGGTGCGTCAGGCTCGCTGGACGCTTCGAACATGTTCAAGCCGGCATTGTCACGCGGGGAAATCCAATGTATCGGAGCTACCACGCTCGACGAGTACCGCCAGTACATCGAGAAAGACGGCGCATTGGCCCGTCGTTTCCAGATGGTGATGGTGGACGCGACCTCGATCGAGGAAACGGTTCAGATTTTGACCAATATCAAAGACAAATACGAAGATCACCACCATGTGAACTATACGCCTGAGGCGATCAGCACGGCGGTGAAACTTTCGGAAAGATATATCACAGACCGCTTCCTGCCGGATAAGGCCATTGACGTGCTCGATGAAGTAGGTGCGCGGGTGCATATCAGCAACATCACGGTTCCTGAGGATATTCTGGTGCTCGAAGAGCAAATTGAGAATATCAAACAGGAGAAAAACCGGGTAGTGAAAAGCCAGAAATACGAAGAGGCTGCTCAATTGAGAGATCGTGAGAAAAAACTGATCGACCAGCTGGAAAGAGCCAAACTCGCATGGGAAGAGGAAACCAAGCAGAAACGCTACACGGTAACAGAGCAAAATGTGGCTGAGGTAGTTGCGATGATGACTGGCATTCCTGTGACTAACGTTTCAATGGACGAAGGCAAGAAATTGCTGAACATGGCCGACGAACTGAAAGGCAAGGTAATAGGCCAGGACCCGCCGATCGAGAAACTCGTGAAAGCGATCCAGCGTACACGCGTCGGCTTGAAAGATCCTAAGAAACCAATCGGTTCATTCATTTTCCTTGGACCAACCGGTGTGGGTAAAACCGAGCTTGCCAAAGTGCTCTCGACTTACCTGTTCGACAAGGAAGACTCGCTGGTGCGCATTGATATGAGCGAATACATGGAGAAATTCAGCGTATCGCGCCTGGTGGGAGCGCCTCCGGGATATGTGGGCTACGAAGAAGGTGGCCAGCTGACCGAAAAGATCCGCCGCAAACCTTACAGCGTAGTACTGCTCGACGAGATCGAAAAAGCGCACCCGGATGTGTTCAATATCCTACTGCAAGTGCTCGACGACGGTATTCTGACGGACGGTTTGGGCAGAAGAGTCGATTTCCGTAATACGATCATTATCATGACTTCGAACATCGGAGCGCGTGACCTGAAAGATTTCGGAACAGGAATCGGATTCTCGACCAAAGCAAGAGCCGAAAACCAGGACGATATTATGAAAGGAACTATCCAGAGCGCATTGCGTAAAGCATTCTCTCCGGAATTCCTGAACCGTCTCGACGATGTGATCGTGTTCAACTCGCTGCAACGCGAAGATCTGCACCGCATTATCGACATTTCACTGGGCAAACTGTTCAGCCGCGTGAAAGGCCTCGGTTACGAAATCGAATTGACTATCGCTGCGAAAGACTTCCTGTCCGAAAAAGGCTATGATCCGCAATACGGAGCGCGTCCTTTGAACCGGGCGATCCAGAAATATCTGGAAGATCCCGTAGCGGAAGAAATACTGAAAGG
- a CDS encoding WbqC family protein: protein MSEFLIREEKSSEVRVELQYLPCLEYFTCILQYDRIYIDVAERYVKQTYRNRCSVLTTNKIDTLTIPVKGYGAASSTKEILIDYNQDWTRRHLGCLQSAYGKSPFYEFYAHEFIRVFEKKLPYLVDLNYELLTICLRLTGIKKDIRYNLSGAGNAENDVVNAISLINNRKQPDLHKYYHPAPYYQTFGNDFVGNLSIVDLLFNMGPEAKSVLLRSCKSQ, encoded by the coding sequence GTGTCGGAATTTTTGATTAGAGAGGAAAAATCTTCGGAAGTACGGGTTGAATTGCAATATCTGCCTTGTCTAGAGTATTTCACTTGTATTTTACAGTACGACCGGATCTACATCGACGTTGCGGAGAGGTATGTGAAGCAGACTTACAGGAACCGGTGCAGTGTGCTCACTACCAATAAAATAGATACGCTGACGATCCCCGTGAAAGGGTACGGGGCAGCGAGCTCCACAAAAGAAATTCTGATCGACTATAACCAGGATTGGACCAGGCGCCATCTGGGTTGCCTGCAGTCAGCTTACGGGAAATCTCCGTTTTACGAGTTTTACGCCCACGAGTTTATCCGCGTTTTCGAAAAAAAGCTGCCATATCTCGTCGATCTGAACTATGAATTGTTGACAATTTGTCTTAGATTGACTGGAATAAAAAAAGACATTCGGTACAATTTGTCAGGAGCAGGAAATGCTGAAAATGACGTTGTAAACGCTATATCACTAATTAACAACCGAAAACAGCCGGATTTGCATAAATATTACCACCCTGCACCTTATTACCAGACCTTCGGGAATGATTTTGTGGGGAATTTAAGTATTGTTGATTTACTGTTTAATATGGGGCCGGAAGCAAAAAGTGTTTTGTTAAGATCCTGTAAGTCTCAATAA
- a CDS encoding L-threonylcarbamoyladenylate synthase: MPAEFIKIYPQNPDERRVRQVVDCLRNGGLVIYPTDTVYGLGCDIYNTRAVEKIARIKGIKPQKNDFSFICYDLSHISDFARVGNTAFKTMKRVLPGPYTFILEATSNVPKLLNTNKKTVGIRVPDNLIPRLIVKELGNPIVTTSIRDDDEIIEYSTDPELIFEKFQHQVDMVVDGGYGGNVASTIVKADGDDFEIIREGLGDTAIFL, translated from the coding sequence ATGCCTGCTGAATTTATTAAAATATACCCACAGAATCCCGACGAGCGACGCGTGCGTCAGGTGGTGGATTGCCTGCGAAATGGTGGTTTGGTCATTTATCCTACCGATACGGTTTACGGTTTGGGGTGTGACATTTATAACACCCGCGCCGTTGAGAAAATAGCCCGTATCAAAGGCATCAAACCGCAGAAGAACGACTTCTCATTTATCTGCTACGACCTGAGCCACATCTCCGATTTCGCGAGAGTGGGCAACACTGCATTCAAAACCATGAAGCGCGTGCTTCCGGGGCCGTATACCTTCATTCTGGAAGCTACGAGCAATGTGCCTAAGTTGCTGAATACGAACAAAAAAACGGTCGGAATCCGTGTACCGGACAACCTTATCCCGCGTTTGATCGTAAAGGAATTAGGAAACCCGATCGTGACGACGTCCATTCGTGATGACGACGAGATTATCGAATATTCCACCGATCCGGAACTGATTTTCGAGAAGTTCCAGCACCAGGTGGATATGGTTGTGGATGGGGGTTACGGAGGCAATGTGGCGTCCACCATTGTGAAGGCCGATGGTGATGATTTTGAGATCATTCGCGAAGGTTTGGGCGACACGGCAATCTTCCTGTAA
- a CDS encoding acyl-CoA thioesterase: MFVHEVKGIRVRYADTDQMGYVYYGNYARYYEIGRVEALRSLDFHYKAMEDSGVMMPVYECHYKYLKPARYDDELTILVKIEEMPGVRVRFSYEIRNQERVLLNTGDTTLVFQRMDTGKLCPAPEKLQEKLRPYFESKG; the protein is encoded by the coding sequence ATGTTTGTTCACGAAGTAAAAGGCATCAGGGTGCGGTATGCGGACACCGACCAGATGGGTTACGTATATTATGGCAATTATGCACGCTACTATGAAATCGGAAGGGTAGAGGCATTGCGGAGCCTGGATTTTCATTACAAGGCGATGGAGGATTCGGGCGTGATGATGCCGGTTTACGAATGCCATTACAAATACCTGAAACCTGCGCGCTACGACGACGAGCTGACAATACTGGTGAAAATTGAGGAAATGCCCGGTGTGCGGGTCCGGTTTAGCTACGAGATCCGGAACCAGGAACGCGTTTTGCTGAACACCGGTGACACCACGCTGGTTTTTCAGCGGATGGACACGGGCAAGCTCTGCCCGGCGCCCGAGAAGTTACAGGAAAAACTGAGACCCTATTTCGAATCCAAGGGATAA
- the mltG gene encoding endolytic transglycosylase MltG produces the protein MSRNFKVGLFVTIAILVTTFTFYFWQIFRTPNLQVDKKSSFVLLVPQNATYKTVLDTLNKHEVINDHISFQFLAKFLKYTEKVKPGRYVIKPESNNYEVIKKLSSGNQDAVKLTFNNIRLKEDLIKRIGARFEFGEDNFRKALNDPAVCNKYGLDTMTIVSMFLPNTYEIYWTTGTEKFLDRMHSEYKKYWTDEKLAKAKEIGLTPVQVSILASIVEEEQARKVDERPKVAGLYINRLHANMPLQADPTIKFALQDFAIKRILNQQLMIKSPYNTYINTGLPPGPIRVADFNSLDAVLNYEKHDYTYMCAKADLSGYHAFATNYTDHLSNARQYQAELNRLKIMK, from the coding sequence ATGTCGCGTAACTTTAAAGTAGGATTGTTTGTCACGATCGCGATCCTCGTCACCACATTTACCTTCTACTTCTGGCAGATCTTCCGGACGCCGAATTTGCAGGTTGATAAAAAATCAAGCTTCGTGTTGCTCGTGCCGCAAAATGCTACCTATAAAACGGTGCTCGATACGCTGAACAAGCACGAGGTGATCAACGACCACATTTCTTTCCAGTTTCTGGCCAAATTTTTGAAATACACTGAAAAAGTAAAACCGGGACGGTACGTGATCAAGCCGGAAAGCAATAACTATGAGGTGATCAAAAAGCTGTCGTCGGGTAACCAGGATGCGGTGAAACTGACATTCAATAACATCCGCCTGAAAGAAGACCTGATCAAGCGCATCGGCGCCCGTTTTGAATTCGGCGAAGACAACTTCCGCAAGGCGCTTAACGACCCGGCGGTTTGCAACAAATACGGCCTCGACACAATGACGATCGTATCGATGTTTTTGCCAAATACCTACGAAATTTACTGGACCACGGGCACCGAGAAGTTCCTCGACCGCATGCACAGCGAATACAAAAAATACTGGACCGACGAAAAGCTTGCAAAGGCGAAGGAAATCGGTCTGACGCCCGTGCAGGTTTCGATTCTGGCTTCCATTGTGGAAGAAGAGCAGGCGCGTAAAGTGGACGAGCGCCCCAAGGTGGCCGGCTTGTACATCAACCGCCTGCATGCTAATATGCCCTTGCAGGCCGACCCGACGATCAAGTTCGCATTGCAGGATTTTGCGATCAAACGCATTCTGAACCAGCAATTGATGATCAAATCGCCCTACAACACCTACATTAACACCGGCCTGCCCCCGGGCCCGATCCGTGTCGCGGATTTTAACTCGCTCGATGCGGTGCTGAATTACGAAAAGCACGATTATACTTATATGTGTGCCAAAGCGGACCTGTCGGGTTACCACGCTTTCGCTACCAATTACACCGACCACCTCAGCAATGCGCGCCAATATCAGGCCGAGCTGAACCGGTTGAAAATCATGAAGTAA
- a CDS encoding glycosyltransferase family 2 protein: MTNLEKPLVTVILTAFNQEKYIEEALTSVFYQTYPYIQLIVIDNASKDNTLGIIETFKAKAPAFQVIRNRHNAGLCRAFNQGLTIAQGKYVIDLSGDDVMIADRVEKQVAAFEKLEDDYAVVFTNARYIAKNGQGLHNHYTTDGKGKATHAVPSGDVYKNILERYFICTPTMMMRTAALQQLGGYDETLAFEDFDFWVRSSVRFKYFYLDEILTKKRVLKTSLSTGVYKKGSGMLQSYYAVCNKAYDLNRDQQEFDLLAARIRTFIRKCLYAQEFDLAVRFRRLLNYIENPGWQTELIVLMCRLHLPVNFAYRFYIENLKKMAPQEGFAF, encoded by the coding sequence ATGACAAACTTGGAAAAACCACTCGTTACAGTTATCCTGACGGCATTTAATCAGGAGAAGTACATTGAGGAAGCATTGACTTCCGTTTTTTATCAAACTTACCCGTACATCCAGCTGATCGTTATCGACAATGCAAGCAAGGACAATACGCTGGGCATTATCGAAACTTTCAAGGCTAAGGCGCCGGCATTTCAGGTGATCCGCAACCGGCACAATGCCGGGCTTTGCAGGGCATTTAACCAGGGCCTCACGATAGCGCAGGGTAAATACGTGATCGACCTTTCAGGCGATGATGTGATGATTGCCGACCGCGTAGAAAAGCAGGTTGCCGCATTCGAGAAGCTGGAAGACGACTATGCCGTGGTGTTTACCAATGCCCGGTACATTGCCAAGAACGGGCAGGGCCTTCACAACCATTACACGACCGACGGCAAAGGGAAAGCAACCCATGCCGTGCCTTCGGGAGATGTTTATAAAAACATCCTCGAACGCTACTTCATTTGCACGCCTACCATGATGATGCGCACGGCGGCCTTGCAGCAGCTCGGCGGCTATGACGAAACGCTCGCATTTGAGGATTTCGATTTCTGGGTGCGCTCCTCGGTCCGTTTCAAATACTTTTACTTGGACGAGATACTCACAAAAAAGCGGGTGCTCAAAACCTCGCTTTCGACCGGCGTTTACAAAAAAGGCAGCGGCATGCTGCAATCCTATTACGCGGTTTGCAATAAAGCCTACGACCTCAACCGCGATCAGCAGGAATTCGATCTTTTGGCGGCGCGCATTCGTACATTTATCCGAAAATGTCTGTACGCCCAGGAGTTTGACCTGGCGGTGCGATTCCGGCGGTTATTGAACTATATCGAGAATCCGGGCTGGCAGACAGAGCTGATCGTCCTGATGTGCAGGCTGCATTTGCCGGTGAATTTCGCGTATCGCTTTTACATCGAAAATCTAAAAAAAATGGCGCCGCAGGAAGGATTTGCATTTTGA